The Panthera leo isolate Ple1 chromosome D1, P.leo_Ple1_pat1.1, whole genome shotgun sequence region TGTCAGCTTCTATATAAAGCTTAAATATCGAgattgaagacaaagaaaaaaaaaagtaggcacaTATCAGTTCACATGATTTCACTTGATATCAAACAGGTGACCGCTGAAAGCCTTAGGTGACCAATAGCATCAGTTTACCGAGGTATAAGCAACGCTTGAATACAAGTCGTTTGCTCTCTAAGTTCCTTTACCCTCTGCGtcattccttaaatgttttatttagttttgagagagcacaatgagggaagggcagagagaggggaaagagaatctgaagcgggctctgggctgacagcagccagcccgttgtggggcttgaactcatggaccgtgaaattcacgacctgagccgaagttggagcccaaccggctgagccgaTCAGGTGTTCCTCCCTCAGTTCGAATCCTGTCTATATTGCTTTTGTAGGATCACTTATTGTTTTACTCGGTAATGTCtcctttgcttcatttttgtGTTATGCTTTGAGGGTCTCAAAacatgccatttatttttcttactacaATTTCTCTCTCTGGACGTTGGTGCCGTTGTCATTCTGGTGCCCCCAAGGAGTGACGATATTTCCATAAACACACAGATTGGAATAGTTACAGCTGCGGTGGTCAGATTGAAAGGCTGATGGTTTCAAAGAGGACATGTGCTACACCACGCATTCACTCGTAGAACTATCGTATATTTTACAGCGATCTGGGAGTCTGTCACCTCTCATGAGATGAAAATTATGATATTTCCTCCCCTGCTGTCTTCTCAGATGCGTGCCCCTTTGCTGTGGGAAACTGCACTAAATGAACAAGAATTAGGGGATGAGTTCATAAATTTTTCAGTGTATTGGCTCTCTGATTTGGGACATTCACTTAGTTTTTCTTAATCTGTTCTTTCCATACTGAAAAGAACACGGTGGGATTCGATGAATACTAAGATTTAAGTCATTATCATAACAGGACTTATTAtttagtaataattattatttagtaaTTATTATTGAGTAGTAATTATGTAGTAATAATTATTTAGACCTgttatttagtaattattttaaaaactacctcggtttcagattttatgtatatttacatgaAGGAATGCAATATAGGTAGGGgtgctcggtcggttaagcatccagctattgattttggctcagttaaTGATCTagcagttcctgagatcgagccctgtgtctggccctgcactgacagcacagatcctgcttgggattctctctctctcactctctctctctctttctccgtctGTCCCTGTtgcacactccctctctccaaataaataaacataaaaaataataaaggaatgcAGTATAGTATTTTCCTAAGTTAGTTATGATTTACAACTGCAACTCTAACAATGTACACAAAGATATAAGAAACACATTAACTTTTATGAAGGAAGCATAACTTGTGCACAATTTTGAGGCTAAGACCTGTTATCTTCCTGTTAAAAAAGGGAGACTACAAAGTCTTCCATTTCCattagtgctttctttttttttttaatttatgcccATTATTAAGTTTAATGACGATGGAGTTTACCTTAAAACATGCATGTACACTAAAACCAAAATAAGagatgtacatattttttctaattctttttcaaaatgtcactGATAAAACTGCTCTGTGCTGTGTTTTCAACTATTTTTGTGCCATAACATAGCCAGCAAGATTGACTTTTGGTTATGTGCTACCCATTCCATTCCCACCCTTGTATTTCAAAGAATATTACTTGCAATCCGAATCACTCAAGGCACAATTTAGGCaaatgtgcttttgtttttgtttttaaatgcaactGCATTCCTTGATTGTATGCCTTCAGGCAATtcaggagaatgttccatatcATGCTGGGGAAAGAGCGTTACCTGGAATGAAAAGCCTGTTGTGAGTAATGAACACAAGGGAAATGAGGAATAAGATAAATTTTATGCATTAAATTAATGCCACTGTTATCTCAATGTTATAAATAAGAGTAGTAGAACTTCTGTTtggaaaatagtaatttttaaatcatgatattttcaaaatttaatcaaATGTACTTTTAACACTATCAGTATGACAgactatttgaaaaaattaaaaaatcatagcGGAAGCAGTTGAttcccaagaaaaaaaaacataataatattgaTTTATGATTTACCTTCTGTGATTTGTTGAGTTAACCTTTTGttttattagaaatttatttatgaTTGTGTTAATATTATCAATGTTTTCattcaaattttttctttccagatacTCAGTTATCTGTGCATAGCACACAATTTATGGGAAGTCAGAGGAACATCTCAGAATTCATTCTTTTGGGACTTTCCTATAACCAGAACATACAAATTTTTTGCTTTGTATTCttcttgttttgttatgtttccattttggtGGGAAATCTCTTAATTCTCGTCTCCATTCGATGCAGTGCCCTTTTTTACCAACCAATGTACTATTTCCTCGGTCACTTATCCTTTATGGACATTTGCTACACCTCCTGTGTGACACCCAAACTGATAGGTGATCTGCTGCTGGCCAGAAAAACCATCTCTTATGGTAACTGCATGTTACAGGTCTTTTCCTTGCACTTTTTGGGAATGATTGAAATCTTCATCCTTACAGTCATGGCCTTTGATCGCTACGCTGCCATCTGCAAACCTCTCCACTACCTGCTTATCATGAACAGAGCAAGGTGCAATCTCCTAGTCTTGGCTGCTTGGGCTGGTGGGGCCGTccattctttttctcagttttctatgATATTCCAGTTGCCTTTCTGTGGCCCCAACGAAATCAATCACTACTATTGTGATATCTTCCCTTTGCTGAAAGTTGCTTGTACTGATACCTACATCACTGGTGTCCTTGTGGTTGCCAATTCAGGTCTGGTCGCTTTAGTGACCTTTGTTCTCTTGTTTGGGTCTTATGTTGTCATATTATTCACTTTAAGAAATCAGTCGGCTGAAGGAAGACGCAAAGCCCTCTCCACCTGTGGGTCTCATATCACTGTGGTCATCTTATTTTTTGGGCCTTCAATCTTTGCCTACCTTCGACCTCCGACCACGTTCCCTGAGGACAAGATATTCGCTCTATTTTACACCATCATCGCTCCTATGTTCAATCCCTTAATCTACACCCTGagaaatacagagatgaaaagcGCGATGAGAAAAGTTTGgtttcaaatgatatttttagaagaaaaacacaattGATTTGTCCTATTCAATATGCTAAAAAGTTTATGCAGGAGTAAAAGTGGACTCGGAATCAGAGAGCTCTGTTGGTGTTCAGATCACCGAAACCAAATCGTTCACTTTATGAATGTCAGAGATGATGAGCCGAAGCATTGTGAGCAAGGTGACAATTTTACCAGCCGAACTGAGATTGGCTTAGGGCATCTGCATATTAAACATATTCCAGGCTGAGTGAACGGTGGGGCTGTCATACCCAGTAGTCAGTTATGGAGCTGTGAGGCTGACGGCgaattttaacattcatttgcATATGAAATTGATACACGGGGATTTGACAACATTTTGGCCCTCTGGAGAAATGAACAAGATTAAAAGTGCTTTTCcgaaattaaaacagaatgtttttaattatCGAATTTTATTTCCTGTAGAATATTCATCCGAATCTCATGTGATGACACTCTGCAATAAATTatgtgatgaaaaaaaatcaggcagATAATTTGCTTTAGAGTTGCCAAGAAGAAGGCGTGGCTACACTGGTCCTCTGGGGAGTTACAGCAACTTTTCCCAATCCCATCTGCCTTAAAATTTCATAGGCGGGGACAAAGGGACAGGTGGTAATTTACATTTCCGTTATAGTGTTTATTACATCATATATGTTCAGAATGTggaaagacagaatgagaaaattaatAGATCTTCTCTCTTTCCAGTAAAGCTCAATTAGTTGAATGACTTCAAGACTGTGcatttgtgggggcgcctgggtggctcagtcagttaagcgttccacttcagctcaggtcatgatctcatggtttgtgagtttgagccctgcatcagactctgtactgacagctcagagtctggagctgcttcagattttgtgtctccctctctctctgtccctccccgacacacactctgtctcattccctccctctctctctctctctctcaaaaataaataaatatttaaaaaactaaaaaaaaaggactgCATTTTTGGGGGTGGccggttgggtggctcagtcagttgagcctcggactcctgatttcagctcaggtcatgatctcacagttcatgaatttgtgTCTGCAGTTGGGctctgcttgcaattctctctctttccctctctctccttctctgtctctcttcccctccactgctcatgctctctctctcttaaaataaacacataaaactaAAAACCAGAGACTGAATTTGGGAGAAACTGCACATATCAGCTTGTCTTGATATATAGACAGGAGAGATGAATTCAATTTCCATCCTAATGAACAAAAATGGAGccgtttgaaaaaaaaatttaaataaatcttccATTTGCATAGTTCTTGCATATATCTTTGTTTCCATTTAAggtgagaaatgaaataataacaacaaaatacagTTATTTGTGATATTAAAAGATTTACTACCATGTCCATGAATAGAACACATTATTTGTAGGTATTGAGAAAAGCAAATTTAGGAGAAAGATTTCtcaagagaattagaaaaaaaaattataagaacatATTTTTGTACTATCAATAagatacaaataattaaaatctttctggaaaaaaatagacattCACAAGAAGGTGGGTAACACTGTAGTATTATCAAGggaatttttttgaaaacatgaactatatttgaaaacaaaatgcaatagaatttcaaaaaatgatgtcaatagtaatacaaaatgaaagggaaggacagggagagaaaatgataagaaatgcaaattgtaGCAAATTTATATGTGAGAAGAATTCTATAAATTGCAATTTTGACAAATTACTAATAAAAAatgagtcttggggcgcctgggtggctcggtcagtggagcgcccgacttcgggtcaggtcatgctctcacggttcataggttcgaggcccacatcgggctttgtgctgacagctcagagactggagcctgcctcagattctatgtctccctctctctctgccccttctctgctcacacactctctctctgtctctcaaaaataaatatatgttaaaaaaaattaaaaaaacaatgagtcTTGTGCTTGCTTAGACGACATCACTTACTACCAAGTATTAGGAGAGAGTGTAACAATGTCTACaggttttgagagaaaaagattgACAGGGAGGGATAAGCCTTATTCTGTGTCCTACTGTCTTTcatttatgcaaaaaataaaaagacacctGCATATCAATTGGGCTTCATAATTTTACTAACCACATATTCTTTTCgatcaaatattttactttattgataAGTTGCAGAACACCATAAGggataaatcaatataaaaaccTTAAAGGGAAATCAGAATATAAATAATTGGCATATTTTGCCTTCATCCTCACGGGCCACATTTAATAGCATTTAGGACAAGGAGTCCTCACACTTTGAAATGCATGGCAGTCTACCAAGTTTTTTATGGCATGACTCTGGTCAAATCAACAAACATCTATGCATCATCTGTTcttcatttataatataaaactGATAAGGAAAGTCATTAATGTCACTTGAATATGAAATTATGAATTGAAATTGCATTTGAGAAATAGATTAGTGGTTAAGATACATGGAACAGGTTTTAATTAAGACTTTAAACATCTACAACAGAAGTCATATAACTATTTCCATCTTTCTTACTCAAtggatgtgtctttttttttttaacattcatttttgagaatgagagacagagagagacaaagtatgagtcggggagaggcagagagagagagggagacacagaatctgaaacaggcttcaggctccgagctgtcagcacagagccagatgtggggcttgaactcgtggatggtgagatcatgacctgagctgaagttgaacacctaaccaactgagccacccaggcgcccctcagtggcTATGTCTTGATGCAGATTTCTTCTGTTTCGTGAGGAAAGGAACCCACCAAGAAGATAACATGTTATTTAGAGaaacataatttataatgaattctccaaatggctaaaattgagGTTTAACTATACAAGATAGGCAGCTAGCAAATGCTTGTTTAATTAACCTTCAGAGTTGCCCAGATTCTGTCTAAGCTTTACCTATTCAAAATGTGTTCTGTGGATAAAACCAGCTAGACTATGTGCTAATACATCACAACAGCCTTTATTGAAAGCATATTCTTCTCCCTCCTGTGATTCATGAGTTAATATTAGCTCATTCATCATTTTTAAGTCACAGACTACTTATGTTACATTGACCTCTCAAATTCTACTCTAACTATTAAGATTCTGTAGTGAAATCAATCCCCAAGGCGCTTTTGATTCCCATTTTCACTGACAATGTGAGCAAGAAAAAAGGTATTATTGATTATTTAACTATATTTCTCATTGACATCAATAtacaacatttttattaaatgcattGTATCaccaaagaaactgaaattttctaCTAAGGTATTTTCCATTAAGAATTTCATGCACAGAGGAAAATGCTATAACATTgattaataaagttaaataagaaaTTCATGATAAGAAGATATAAAACTCATAGGATGTTCAACTATgtaaaaacaaaaggcagaaagcCAAGATTGAAAGCCatattaaaatattccaaaaagtTGAATGTAAGTTATT contains the following coding sequences:
- the LOC122200510 gene encoding olfactory receptor 4P4-like — encoded protein: MGSQRNISEFILLGLSYNQNIQIFCFVFFLFCYVSILVGNLLILVSIRCSALFYQPMYYFLGHLSFMDICYTSCVTPKLIGDLLLARKTISYGNCMLQVFSLHFLGMIEIFILTVMAFDRYAAICKPLHYLLIMNRARCNLLVLAAWAGGAVHSFSQFSMIFQLPFCGPNEINHYYCDIFPLLKVACTDTYITGVLVVANSGLVALVTFVLLFGSYVVILFTLRNQSAEGRRKALSTCGSHITVVILFFGPSIFAYLRPPTTFPEDKIFALFYTIIAPMFNPLIYTLRNTEMKSAMRKVWFQMIFLEEKHN